One genomic window of Nicotiana sylvestris chromosome 10, ASM39365v2, whole genome shotgun sequence includes the following:
- the LOC104222673 gene encoding leucoanthocyanidin reductase-like isoform X2, whose product MTSPPFSNGVTGKGGRILIVGATGFIGQYIAEASLDANRRTYILIRSFPDCHSKIKLIKSFEDKGAIILHGDINDQDYMEDMLRKYEIDIIISAVGGDSILDQLSLVQAMKSVGTIKRFLPSEFGHEVDRSDPVEPGLNMYKEKRKVRRLIEELNIPYTYICCNSVASWPYYDNKHPSEVLPPLDHFQIYGDGNVKAYFVAGPDIGKFTIKAAEDHRTEDKCVHFRPQCNYFNMNELASLWETKIGRTLPKITITEDALLAVAAENINPKSVVAALTHEIFIRGCQIEFSIDGIKDLEVCNLYPNESFRTIDECFDDFFLRMDEMCIKMPNN is encoded by the exons ATGACTTCACCACCATTTTCTAATGGAGTAACAGGCAAAGGTGGTCGGATTCTCATCGTCGGAGCAACCGGATTCATCGGACAATATATAGCAGAAGCAAGTCTTGATGCTAATCGAAGAACTTATATTCTTATTCGATCATTCCCAGATTGTCATTCTAAGATTAAATTGATCAAATCATTTGAGGATAAAGGGGCCATAATATTGCAC GGTGATATAAATGACCAAGATTATATGGAGGACATGCTAAGGAAATATGAGATTGATATAATAATATCAGCTGTAGGTGGTGATAGTATACTTGATCAACTTTCCCTTGTTCAGGCAATGAAATCTGTTGGAACTATTAAG aGATTTTTGCCATCAGAGTTTGGACATGAAGTAGACAGATCAGATCCAGTGGAACCAGGGCTAAATATGTATAAGGAGAAAAGGAAAGTGAGAAGGTTGATAGAAGAGCTAAATATACCCTACACTTACATTTGTTGCAATTCAGTGGCTTCTTGGCCTTATTATGACAATAAACATCCTTCTGAAGTTCTTCCTCCTCTTGACCATTTCCAAATATATGGTGATGGCAATGTTAAAG CTTATTTTGTGGCTGGTCCTGATATTGGAAAGTTCACTATCAAAGCAGCAGAAGACCATAGGACTGAGGACAAATGTGTACATTTTCGACCACAATGCAACTATTTTAACATGAACGAACTTGCTTCTCTTTGGGAAACTAAAATTGGTCGAACATTACCTAAAATCACAATCACTGAAGATGCCCTTTTGGCTGTAGCTGCAG AGAATATCAACCCCAAAAGTGTAGTTGCAGCTCTAACACATGAAATTTTCATAAGGGGATGTCAAATTGAATTTTCAATTGATGGCATAAAGGACCTTGAAGTTTGCAATTTGTACCCTAATGAGTCCTTTCGCACTATTGACGAGTGCTTCGATGATTTCTTTCTAAGAATGGATGAAATGTGCATCAAAATGCCTAATAACTAG
- the LOC104222672 gene encoding transcriptional repressor ILP1 has translation MSAKARNFRRRGGYDGDEEEAPTTKTATNGTAAKPKTPVPTTTATKPKKKTLLSFADDEEDSGESPFITPSSRPSRITKPSSSSSSSAHKLTSGKDRIAPKKPSITSNVQPQAGTYTKEALLELQKNTRTLASSRSSGPKPGPKPGPVEPVIVLKGLVKPVSVSSTQRAEAEEKGQESEEDNEVGVDQYDAKTIEAIRAKRERLREAGPAARDYIALDEGGNHGEAEGLSDEEPEFQRRIGFFGEKTDSGRKGVFEDFDTNDNEDDEEDKMWEEEQVRKGLGKRLDDGGSNRGVMSSSVTSATAAVQKVNLGTSAAGASSVYYSSVQSIGVSVGGPTIGGGVVGGLPSLDALSISKQAEVAKNALYESMGRLKESHGRTMASLNKTEENLSASLSNVTTLENSLSAAGEKYMFMQKLRDFVSVICTLLQDKAPYIEELEDQMQKLHEERAEATLERRAADNDDEMRELEAAVNAARQVLSKGGSNAATIEAATAAAQAATASMRKGGDLPAELDEFGRDVNLQKRMDTTRRAEARKLRRVRNDVKRMSAIERDSSYHKIEGESSTDESDSESTAYESNRDQLLQVAEQIFGDAHEEYSQLSLVVEKFDRWKKDYASSYRDAYMSLSIPAIFSPYVRLELLKWDPLHENADFMDMNWHSLLFNYGLPEGESEISTDDADANLIPQLVEKLVVPILHNQLANCWDMLSTSETDCAVSAMKLVLRYGPFSGSALSNLVAVLRDRLADAVANLKVPTWDTLVMRAVPDAARVAAYRFGMSIRLMRNICLFHEIFAMPVLEELVLDQLFSGKILPHLRSIQSNIHDAVTRTERVVASVRGVWAGPKVTGDCSPKLRPLVDYLLKLGRVLEKKHSSSSGEIDTSKFARRLKKMLVELNQYDYARDISRTFNIKEAL, from the exons ATGTCCGCGAAAGCCCGAAACTTCCGCCGCCGTGGCGGATACGACGGCGACGAAGAGGAAGCCCCCACCACTAAGACAGCCACCAATGGCACCGCCGCTAAACCTAAAACTCCCGTCCCTACCACCACCGCTACTAAGCCCAAAAAGAAAACCCTACTTAGTTTCGCCGACGACGAAGAAGATTCCGGCGAAAGTCCCTTCATTACGCCGTCCTCCAGACCCTCACGAATCACCAAACCCTcctcttcatcatcatcttctgCGCACAAGCTTACTTCTGGAAAAGACCGAATTGCCCCTAAAAAACCTTCAATTACCTCTAATGTACAACCCCAAGCTGGTACTTACACAAAAGAAGCTCTCCTTGAGCTCCAGAAGAACACCAGAACTCTAGCGAGCTCTCGCTCTTCTGGGCCCAAACCTGGGCCTAAGCCCGGGCCCGTTGAGCCAGTGATTGTTTTGAAAGGCCTTGTGAAACCAGTTAGTGTGAGTAGTACTCAAAGAGCTGAAGCTGAGGAAAAAGGCCAAGAAAGTGAAGAGGATAATGAAGTAGGTGTTGATCAATATGATGCAAAGACTATAGAAGCAATAAGAGCTAAGAGGGAGAGGCTAAGGGAAGCCGGGCCTGCGGCCCGGGACTATATAGCATTGGATGAAGGGGGTAATCATGGGGAAGCGGAGGGGTTGAGCGACGAGGAACCAGAGTTCCAGAGGAGAATTGGCTTCTTCGGGGAGAAAACTGATAGTGGGAGAAAAGGTGTGTTTGAGGATTTTGATACTAATGATAATGAAGATGATGAGGAGGACAAAATGTGGGAAGAAGAGCAGGTGAGAAAAGGGTTAGGAAAAAGATTGGACGATGGCGGGTCTAATAGAGGGGTTATGAGTAGTAGTGTAACCAGTGCTACAGCTGCAGTTCAGAAGGTGAATCTTGGAACTTCAGCTGCAGGAGCCAGTAGTGTATATTATTCCTCAGTACAGAGTATTGGCGTCTCTGTTGGTGGTCCTACAATTGGAGGAGGAGTGGTTGGAGGCTTGCCTAGTTTGGATGCCTTGTCGATTTCAAAGCAGGCTGAGGTTGCTAAAAATGCTTTGTATGAGAGTATGGGAAGATTGAAA GAGTCTCATGGCCGAACTATGGCATCATTGAACAAGACTGAAGAAAATTTATCTGCCTCATTGTCAAATGTCACTACGCTGGAAAATTCTTTGTCTGCTGCTGGTGAGAAGTACATGTTTATGCAAAAACTTCGCGACTTTGTTTCTGTTATATGTACGCTTTTACAG GATAAAGCTCCTTACATCGAGGAACTTGAAGACCAGATGCAGAAACTTCATGAAGAACGAGCAGAAGCTACCTTAGAAAGGAGAGCTGCTGATAATGATGATGAAATGAGGGAACTCGAAGCCGCTGTAAATGCTGCTAGACAAGTTCTAAGTAAAGGTGGGAGCAATGCGGCAACAATAGAAGCTGCCACGGCTGCTGCTCAAGCTGCAACAGCATCCATGAGGAAAGGAGGAGATTTACCTGCAGAGCTAGATGAATTTGGTCGAGATGTGAATCTGCAGAAACGGATGGATACGACTAGAAGGGCAGAGGCTCGGAAACTAAGGAGAGTGAGAAATGATGTTAAGAGAATGTCAGCTATAGAACGTGACAGCTCCTATCATAAAATAGAAGGAGAATCTAGTACTGATGAAAGTGACTCCGAGAGTACGGCATATGAGTCAAACCGTGATCAATTGCTTCAGGTTGCCGAGCAGATTTTTGGTGATGCACATGAAGAATACTCTCAACTGTCTCTGGTTGTTGAAAAGTTTGACAGATGGAAGAAAGATTATGCGTCAAGCTATCGCGATGCATATATGTCACTTAGTATACCTGCTATTTTTTCACCCTATGTGAGACTAGAGCTTCTGAAGTGGGATCCTCTACATGAGAATGCAGATTTTATGGATATGAACTG GCACTCTTTGCTATTCAATTATGGACTTCCAGAAGGTGAAAGCGAAATAAGCACTGATGATGCTGATGCCAATCTTATTCCTCAGTTGGTGGAGAAACTTGTAGTACCTATTCTACACAACCAATTAGCAAATTGCTGGGATATGCTTAGCACTAGTGAAACAGATTGTGCTGTCTCTGCCATGAAACTGGTGTTGAGGTATGGCCCCTTTTCTGGCTCAGCCCTCAGCAATCTGGTTGCTGTGCTTCGTGATCGTCTAGCTGATGCTGTGGCTAATTTGAAG GTACCAACGTGGGACACCCTCGTAATGAGGGCTGTACCTGATGCAGCACGAGTTGCTGCTTATAGGTTTGGCATGTCTATTCGTTTGATGAGGAACATATGCTTGTTTCATGAGATTTTTGCCATGCCTGTCCTGGAGGAGCTGGTTCTTGATCAACTCTTCAGTGGAAAGATTCTTCCTCATCTTCGAAGCATTCAGTCAAACATTCATGATGCTGTAACAAGAACTGAAAGAGTTGTCGCATCAGTACGCGGTGTCTGGGCTGGACCCAAAGTCACAGGGGATTGCAG TCCAAAGTTACGACCATTGGTAGATTACTTGCTAAAACTTGGCAGAGTGCTCGAGAAAAAGCATTCATCAAGCAGTGGAGAGATAGATACGTCTAAATTTGCTCGTCGGTTGAAGAAGATGCTCGTGGAGCTAAATCAATACGACTATGCCAGAGACATATCAAGAACCTTCAACATCAAGGAGGCCTTATAA
- the LOC104222673 gene encoding leucoanthocyanidin reductase-like isoform X1: MTSPPFSNGVTGKGGRILIVGATGFIGQYIAEASLDANRRTYILIRSFPDCHSKIKLIKSFEDKGAIILHVKGDINDQDYMEDMLRKYEIDIIISAVGGDSILDQLSLVQAMKSVGTIKRFLPSEFGHEVDRSDPVEPGLNMYKEKRKVRRLIEELNIPYTYICCNSVASWPYYDNKHPSEVLPPLDHFQIYGDGNVKAYFVAGPDIGKFTIKAAEDHRTEDKCVHFRPQCNYFNMNELASLWETKIGRTLPKITITEDALLAVAAENINPKSVVAALTHEIFIRGCQIEFSIDGIKDLEVCNLYPNESFRTIDECFDDFFLRMDEMCIKMPNN; this comes from the exons ATGACTTCACCACCATTTTCTAATGGAGTAACAGGCAAAGGTGGTCGGATTCTCATCGTCGGAGCAACCGGATTCATCGGACAATATATAGCAGAAGCAAGTCTTGATGCTAATCGAAGAACTTATATTCTTATTCGATCATTCCCAGATTGTCATTCTAAGATTAAATTGATCAAATCATTTGAGGATAAAGGGGCCATAATATTGCACGTAAAA GGTGATATAAATGACCAAGATTATATGGAGGACATGCTAAGGAAATATGAGATTGATATAATAATATCAGCTGTAGGTGGTGATAGTATACTTGATCAACTTTCCCTTGTTCAGGCAATGAAATCTGTTGGAACTATTAAG aGATTTTTGCCATCAGAGTTTGGACATGAAGTAGACAGATCAGATCCAGTGGAACCAGGGCTAAATATGTATAAGGAGAAAAGGAAAGTGAGAAGGTTGATAGAAGAGCTAAATATACCCTACACTTACATTTGTTGCAATTCAGTGGCTTCTTGGCCTTATTATGACAATAAACATCCTTCTGAAGTTCTTCCTCCTCTTGACCATTTCCAAATATATGGTGATGGCAATGTTAAAG CTTATTTTGTGGCTGGTCCTGATATTGGAAAGTTCACTATCAAAGCAGCAGAAGACCATAGGACTGAGGACAAATGTGTACATTTTCGACCACAATGCAACTATTTTAACATGAACGAACTTGCTTCTCTTTGGGAAACTAAAATTGGTCGAACATTACCTAAAATCACAATCACTGAAGATGCCCTTTTGGCTGTAGCTGCAG AGAATATCAACCCCAAAAGTGTAGTTGCAGCTCTAACACATGAAATTTTCATAAGGGGATGTCAAATTGAATTTTCAATTGATGGCATAAAGGACCTTGAAGTTTGCAATTTGTACCCTAATGAGTCCTTTCGCACTATTGACGAGTGCTTCGATGATTTCTTTCTAAGAATGGATGAAATGTGCATCAAAATGCCTAATAACTAG
- the LOC104222673 gene encoding leucoanthocyanidin reductase-like isoform X3 — protein MTSPPFSNGVTGKGGRILIVGATGFIGQYIAEGDINDQDYMEDMLRKYEIDIIISAVGGDSILDQLSLVQAMKSVGTIKRFLPSEFGHEVDRSDPVEPGLNMYKEKRKVRRLIEELNIPYTYICCNSVASWPYYDNKHPSEVLPPLDHFQIYGDGNVKAYFVAGPDIGKFTIKAAEDHRTEDKCVHFRPQCNYFNMNELASLWETKIGRTLPKITITEDALLAVAAENINPKSVVAALTHEIFIRGCQIEFSIDGIKDLEVCNLYPNESFRTIDECFDDFFLRMDEMCIKMPNN, from the exons ATGACTTCACCACCATTTTCTAATGGAGTAACAGGCAAAGGTGGTCGGATTCTCATCGTCGGAGCAACCGGATTCATCGGACAATATATAGCAGAA GGTGATATAAATGACCAAGATTATATGGAGGACATGCTAAGGAAATATGAGATTGATATAATAATATCAGCTGTAGGTGGTGATAGTATACTTGATCAACTTTCCCTTGTTCAGGCAATGAAATCTGTTGGAACTATTAAG aGATTTTTGCCATCAGAGTTTGGACATGAAGTAGACAGATCAGATCCAGTGGAACCAGGGCTAAATATGTATAAGGAGAAAAGGAAAGTGAGAAGGTTGATAGAAGAGCTAAATATACCCTACACTTACATTTGTTGCAATTCAGTGGCTTCTTGGCCTTATTATGACAATAAACATCCTTCTGAAGTTCTTCCTCCTCTTGACCATTTCCAAATATATGGTGATGGCAATGTTAAAG CTTATTTTGTGGCTGGTCCTGATATTGGAAAGTTCACTATCAAAGCAGCAGAAGACCATAGGACTGAGGACAAATGTGTACATTTTCGACCACAATGCAACTATTTTAACATGAACGAACTTGCTTCTCTTTGGGAAACTAAAATTGGTCGAACATTACCTAAAATCACAATCACTGAAGATGCCCTTTTGGCTGTAGCTGCAG AGAATATCAACCCCAAAAGTGTAGTTGCAGCTCTAACACATGAAATTTTCATAAGGGGATGTCAAATTGAATTTTCAATTGATGGCATAAAGGACCTTGAAGTTTGCAATTTGTACCCTAATGAGTCCTTTCGCACTATTGACGAGTGCTTCGATGATTTCTTTCTAAGAATGGATGAAATGTGCATCAAAATGCCTAATAACTAG
- the LOC104222674 gene encoding uncharacterized protein, with protein sequence MSGTRRVLKSIQSVAAHGLLFCFTLLLVLKLDQALHYPWWVIFVPLWLFHVVVARVRFSLPAPSMPHDRHWAPFHAVMATPLLVAFELLLSIHLDSTYAVSLKIVFFPLLALEIAILVDNVRMCRALMPGDEESMSDEAIWETLPHFWVAISMVFFIAATTFTLLKICGDVAALGWWDLFINYGVAECFAFIICTKWYNPAIHRNSSLRTPSSSTSSMRYLNWNSGFLGSLDDDDQQNGICNLQDIGGHVMKIPIVSFQILLFMRLAGTPPSARFIPIPVLFIPLFLLQGAGVLFSVYRLVEKIILLVDGEAGVRSYFRISSFIRDTFGFMHHGSRFLGWWSIDEGSREEQARLYYAGTSGYDTFSPDTVKQMPKAKLAEEIWRLQAALCEQSEITKLKQDEFERLQNEKILCRICFEEQINILLLPCRHHILCSTCCDKCKRCPICRVFIEERLPVNDV encoded by the exons ATGAGTGGAACTAGGAGAGTATTAAAATCTATTCAATCAGTAGCAGCTCATGGATTGCTGTTTTGTTTCACTTTGCTTCTTGTTCTCAAGCTTGATCAAGCCCTTCATTATCCTTGGTG GGTCATTTTTGTTCCACTTTGGTTGTTTCATGTGGTTGTAGCAAGGGTTAGATTCTCattacctgctccatcaatgcCTCATGATCGACAT TGGGCACCATTTCATGCTGTCATGGCGACACCGCTGCTTGTTGCTTTTGAACTCCTCCTTTCTATTCATCTCGACAGCACCTACG CTGTAAGTTTGAAGATTGTGTTCTTTCCCCTGCTAGCACTTGAAATTGCTATCTTGGTTGATAATGTTAG AATGTGCAGGGCTCTGATGCCCGGAGATGAAGAAAGCATGAGTGATGAGGCTATATGGGAGACCCTTCCC CACTTTTGGGTTGCAATATCTATGGTCTTCTTCATAGCGGCAACAACATTTACTCTTCTGAAGATATGTG GAGATGTTGCTGCTCTTGGGTGGTGGGATTTATTCATTAACTACGG TGTCGCGGAATGCTTTGCCTTTATTATCTGCACAAAATGGTACAACCCTGCAATCCACAGAAACTCAAGTCTACGTACACCCAGCTCTTCTACATCAAGCATGCGATATCTTAACTGGAATAGTGGATTTCTGGGATCTTTGGATGACGATGATCAACAGAATGGAATATGCAATTTACAGGACATTGGCGGTCATGTGATGAAAATTCCTATTGTTAGTTTCCAGATATTGCTTTTTATGCGCTTAGCG GGGACCCCACCAAGTGCTAGATTTATCCCAATTCCCGTACTGTTTATCCCTCTTTTCCTACTGCAAGGAGCTGGTGTATTGTTCTCTGTCTATAGACTTGTGGAGAAAATTATTCTTTTGGTAGATGGTGAAGCTGGTGTCAGAAGCTATTTTAGGATATCTTCGTTCATTCGTGATACTTTCGGTTTCATGCATCACGGGTCAAG GTTTTTAGGTTGGTGGTCAATAGATGAAGGAAGTCGAGAGGAACAAGCTCGTTTATATTATGCTGGGACATCTGG GTATGATACTTTCTCACCTGACACTGTAAAGCAAATGCCTAAAGCGAAGCTTGCTGAAGAG ATCTGGAGACTACAAGCAGCACTTTGTGAGCAATCAGAGATTACAAAGTTAAAACAGGATGAGTTCGAAAGGCTTCAAAAT GAAAAAATCTTATGCAGAATTTGCTTCGAGGAACAGATAAATATTCTTCTCCTTCCTTGTCGGCATCACATCCTCTGCAG CACCTGTTGTGACAAGTGCAAGAGGTGCCCCATTTGCCGTGTATTTATAGAAGAGCGTTTGCCTGTAAATGATGTATAG